In Planctomycetia bacterium, one DNA window encodes the following:
- the sixA gene encoding phosphohistidine phosphatase SixA has translation MKLILVRHGIATQRDAPPDLDDAARPLTPAGIRRFRRAAQGFARLQIAVDEVWTSPLLRAVQTAELLVQALARPCGMRTVSELEPGGSFDELLARLRAASTLTCVALVGHEPYLGDFATYLLTGSRFGAVRFKKGSMAAITVDSFEPPIRGQLQWLLAPKQLRLMARKRS, from the coding sequence ATGAAGCTGATACTCGTGCGCCACGGGATCGCCACGCAGCGCGATGCCCCGCCGGACTTGGACGATGCGGCGCGGCCTCTGACACCGGCGGGCATCCGTCGGTTTCGCCGCGCGGCGCAGGGCTTCGCGCGATTGCAGATCGCGGTCGACGAAGTGTGGACCAGTCCGTTGCTTCGCGCCGTCCAAACGGCCGAGCTGCTGGTCCAGGCGCTGGCGCGGCCGTGCGGCATGCGAACCGTGAGCGAGCTGGAACCGGGCGGAAGCTTTGACGAATTGCTGGCACGATTGCGCGCTGCATCGACGTTGACGTGCGTCGCCCTGGTGGGTCATGAGCCTTACTTGGGCGATTTCGCGACGTACCTGCTGACGGGCAGCCGGTTCGGCGCGGTGCGGTTCAAGAAGGGTTCGATGGCGGCAATCACGGTGGATTCGTTCGAGCCGCCGATCCGCGGGCAGTTGCAGTGGCTGCTGGCGCCGAAACAGTTACGACTGATGGCGCGGAAGCGATCGTAA
- a CDS encoding ferritin family protein, with product MSRVVLIRFAPHNVVMPTHDSRPRAEDRPDAAQPLPDAAHGRGSDKLLAIGAYGETVAAYRYLVLAEKASREDHRRAFADMADEEQGHKQRLQKLLAELYPQADFVLTPEDKERVVTGPRVIDVRNEASVAAAMQMILDTERKTAAFYAEHARQMPTAALRALFRELAEEGAEHYQRLREIARDLGMSDS from the coding sequence GTGTCTCGTGTTGTTCTGATCCGCTTCGCGCCGCACAATGTGGTCATGCCGACGCACGATTCTCGACCACGTGCCGAAGACCGACCCGACGCCGCGCAGCCGCTCCCGGACGCTGCGCACGGTCGCGGATCGGACAAGCTGCTGGCCATCGGCGCGTACGGTGAGACCGTTGCCGCGTATCGTTATCTGGTTCTTGCGGAGAAAGCCTCGCGCGAGGACCATCGCCGCGCCTTCGCCGACATGGCCGACGAGGAGCAGGGTCACAAGCAGCGTTTGCAGAAGCTGTTGGCCGAACTGTATCCGCAGGCCGATTTCGTGCTGACGCCCGAAGACAAGGAACGGGTCGTGACCGGTCCGCGCGTGATCGATGTGCGCAACGAGGCGTCGGTCGCCGCAGCCATGCAAATGATCCTAGACACCGAGCGCAAGACCGCCGCGTTCTATGCCGAACACGCCCGGCAGATGCCGACCGCCGCGCTGCGGGCGCTGTTTAGGGAATTGGCCGAAGAAGGCGCGGAGCATTATCAACGATTGCGCGAGATTGCGCGCGACTTGGGCATGAGCGATTCATGA
- a CDS encoding Mrp/NBP35 family ATP-binding protein: MSVSNDQLLTALRGVIDPELGKDLVTLEMVKSAVMENGRAKLQIELTTPACPLKDKIKTDIEAALAKLGGVSGVDIEWSARVRSTPNLAGRLPGVKNTVAVGAGKGGVGKSSIAVLAAVGLAREGAKVGLMDADIYGPSIPKMLGVEFERPRVSGEKILPIEAFGLKVMSMGFLVEPDKAVVWRGPMVHGVIRQFLDQVEWGELDYLIIDLPPGTGDVPLTLAQSIPMTGAVIVCTPQEVALLDAIKALRMYQQLNVDILGIVENMSYFTAPDTGKEYDLFGRGGAKRAAERVGVPFLGEIPININIRVSGDNGSPQTNFDGPDALARDAIMAFVRNLAGRISTRNLLQPAAPELKIT; the protein is encoded by the coding sequence ATGAGCGTTTCCAACGATCAGCTTCTCACCGCCCTGCGCGGCGTGATCGATCCCGAACTTGGCAAGGACCTCGTCACGCTGGAGATGGTCAAATCCGCCGTGATGGAAAACGGTCGCGCCAAGCTGCAAATCGAGCTGACCACGCCGGCTTGCCCGTTGAAGGACAAAATCAAAACGGACATCGAGGCCGCGTTGGCAAAGCTCGGCGGCGTCAGCGGCGTCGACATCGAATGGTCGGCCCGGGTGCGCTCGACGCCGAATCTTGCGGGGCGACTTCCCGGCGTGAAGAACACTGTGGCCGTTGGCGCCGGCAAGGGCGGCGTGGGCAAATCGTCCATCGCGGTGCTGGCCGCCGTCGGCCTCGCACGGGAGGGCGCGAAGGTCGGCCTGATGGACGCCGACATCTACGGCCCGAGCATTCCCAAGATGCTCGGCGTGGAGTTCGAGCGACCGCGTGTCAGCGGCGAGAAGATTCTCCCGATCGAGGCCTTCGGGCTGAAGGTGATGTCGATGGGCTTTCTCGTCGAGCCGGACAAAGCGGTGGTCTGGCGCGGGCCGATGGTGCACGGGGTCATTCGCCAGTTTCTCGATCAGGTCGAGTGGGGCGAGCTGGACTATCTCATCATCGACCTGCCGCCCGGGACGGGTGACGTACCACTGACACTCGCGCAGAGCATCCCCATGACCGGCGCGGTCATCGTCTGCACCCCGCAGGAGGTCGCCCTGCTCGATGCGATCAAGGCCTTGCGCATGTATCAGCAGTTGAACGTCGACATCCTCGGCATCGTCGAGAACATGAGCTACTTCACCGCGCCCGACACGGGGAAGGAGTACGACCTCTTCGGCCGCGGCGGCGCGAAGCGGGCCGCCGAGCGCGTGGGCGTGCCGTTTCTCGGTGAGATTCCGATCAACATCAACATCCGCGTCTCGGGCGATAACGGCTCGCCGCAGACGAACTTCGACGGGCCGGATGCCCTCGCGCGTGACGCGATCATGGCATTTGTACGCAACCTCGCCGGGCGCATCAGCACGCGCAACCTGCTCCAACCCGCCGCGCCGGAATTGAAGATCACCTGA
- the tmk gene encoding dTMP kinase, translated as MTPAIESMLSPHNYPGRLIIVEGIDGSGKSTQIRLVQRWLQAAGYNVFFTEWNSADLVKKTTKKGKKQHSLTPTTFSLLHATDFAHRMVTNIVPPLKAGMIVLADRYVFTAYARDVVRGCDPLWVRKVYRFAPKPDIALYFKVPIEVSVQRITMARQVLKDFEAGMDLKLHPVPLESFKIFQGRILDEYDRMASENQFVVIDASRNIADQQRQVRIEIERRLGHYDKNPRIA; from the coding sequence ATGACCCCCGCGATTGAAAGCATGCTTAGCCCGCACAATTACCCGGGCCGACTCATCATCGTCGAAGGCATCGACGGTTCGGGCAAGAGCACCCAGATCCGCCTCGTCCAGCGCTGGCTGCAAGCAGCCGGTTACAACGTCTTCTTCACCGAGTGGAACTCGGCCGACCTCGTGAAGAAAACCACCAAGAAGGGCAAGAAACAACATAGCCTCACGCCGACGACCTTCAGCCTGCTGCACGCGACGGACTTCGCGCATCGCATGGTCACCAACATCGTGCCGCCGCTCAAAGCGGGGATGATCGTCCTGGCCGACCGGTACGTCTTCACGGCTTACGCGCGTGACGTGGTGCGCGGCTGCGACCCGCTCTGGGTGCGAAAGGTGTACCGGTTCGCTCCCAAGCCGGACATCGCGCTGTACTTCAAGGTGCCCATCGAAGTATCGGTGCAGCGCATCACCATGGCACGCCAGGTGCTTAAGGACTTCGAAGCCGGCATGGACCTGAAACTGCACCCCGTTCCGCTGGAGAGCTTCAAAATCTTCCAGGGGCGGATTCTCGATGAATACGATCGCATGGCGAGCGAGAATCAGTTCGTGGTCATCGACGCGAGCCGGAACATTGCCGATCAACAACGCCAGGTCCGAATCGAGATCGAACGAAGACTGGGACACTACGACAAGAATCCGAGGATCGCATGA
- a CDS encoding thymidylate kinase, with the protein MSQLQFFGEGLPYIEPADYPGILITIEGTDGVGRTTQIAMLREWLEVQGYGVVETGWTRSRLIGRTITEAKEGRMLNRWTYSLIYAADFADRLEKEILPALRSGFVVLADRYVFTAFARDTVRGTDRQWVRDLFGFAPKPHLVLYLKLDITTLIRRVMVRGPIDYFESGMDMAMGDDPYDSFKRYQNLLIKEYNQMAEEFGFHTLNARIQPERLQDQIRQIVAECFQQRGFGAASLSPGGLLTGADLLPFDTPVQNTGIVASDAAPGTTPEESMRANPIPSTTGRPAPQPVRDLE; encoded by the coding sequence ATGAGTCAGCTTCAATTCTTCGGCGAAGGCCTGCCGTACATCGAACCCGCCGATTACCCCGGAATCCTCATCACCATCGAGGGCACCGACGGCGTCGGCCGCACGACGCAGATCGCCATGCTCCGCGAGTGGCTCGAAGTGCAGGGCTACGGCGTCGTCGAGACCGGCTGGACGCGCAGCCGCCTCATCGGGCGCACGATCACCGAGGCCAAGGAAGGCCGGATGCTGAACCGGTGGACGTATTCGCTGATCTACGCCGCCGATTTCGCGGACCGGCTGGAAAAGGAAATCCTCCCCGCCCTGCGGAGCGGTTTCGTTGTTCTCGCCGATCGCTACGTTTTCACCGCCTTCGCGCGGGACACGGTCCGCGGAACGGATCGCCAGTGGGTGCGCGATCTCTTCGGGTTCGCGCCCAAGCCGCACCTGGTGCTCTATCTCAAGCTGGACATCACGACGCTGATCCGGCGGGTCATGGTGCGTGGCCCGATCGACTACTTTGAATCGGGCATGGACATGGCCATGGGGGACGACCCCTACGACAGCTTCAAACGCTACCAGAACCTGCTCATCAAGGAATACAACCAGATGGCCGAGGAGTTCGGCTTTCATACGCTCAACGCGCGCATCCAGCCCGAGCGGTTACAGGACCAGATCCGCCAAATCGTGGCCGAGTGTTTCCAGCAGCGGGGCTTCGGCGCCGCGAGTCTCTCGCCGGGAGGGCTGCTCACCGGGGCCGATCTGCTCCCGTTCGACACGCCGGTGCAAAACACCGGAATCGTCGCGTCCGATGCCGCCCCGGGCACGACACCGGAGGAATCCATGCGTGCGAATCCCATTCCTTCGACCACCGGGCGACCCGCGCCGCAGCCCGTGCGCGACCTTGAGTGA
- a CDS encoding CHAD domain-containing protein, with amino-acid sequence MKKKATGRTFEPSPADLLSEFAWRQVRRLNRAWSAARQTGEPGDVHDLRVAARRLNEPLHLMEKSLGTQRVRRGRKALRAMRQAFCHLRDLDVLGETFREHEASGLIRADQRAGLMPILDAWRDSAWRRARKSCQSGDAAQAMARVEAAIKQFAKSTQRVRASTVEILDRHFARRMAALKAGAIGAGADLHPARIAVKKLRYCAELRQRLGLADHEAMIAHLTDAQTLLGHWNDQLTAAAWLTALASNREMMASMSSLCADLLEIAARVMRVAEADRDRIETSWPRVLAALDRPAAEAIPSRTVSRLAADGEFLRNGSPAVNN; translated from the coding sequence ATGAAGAAAAAAGCGACAGGCAGGACGTTCGAACCGAGTCCGGCGGACTTGCTCTCGGAATTCGCGTGGCGTCAAGTGCGACGGCTGAATCGCGCCTGGTCGGCGGCGCGGCAGACCGGCGAGCCGGGCGACGTGCATGACTTGCGTGTGGCGGCGCGGCGATTGAACGAGCCTCTGCACCTGATGGAAAAATCGCTGGGCACCCAGCGCGTCCGCCGGGGTCGCAAGGCGCTGCGCGCGATGCGGCAAGCCTTTTGTCATCTGCGTGATCTGGACGTCCTGGGCGAGACGTTTCGCGAGCACGAAGCATCGGGCCTGATCCGCGCGGACCAGCGCGCCGGACTGATGCCGATTCTGGACGCCTGGCGCGATTCCGCATGGCGCCGTGCCCGGAAGTCCTGCCAGTCCGGCGATGCGGCGCAGGCCATGGCGCGCGTGGAAGCCGCCATCAAGCAGTTTGCAAAGTCCACCCAACGCGTGCGCGCCTCGACGGTTGAGATCCTGGATCGCCACTTCGCCAGGCGAATGGCAGCGCTGAAGGCCGGCGCGATCGGCGCCGGGGCCGATCTGCATCCGGCCCGCATCGCCGTGAAGAAGCTGCGTTATTGCGCCGAATTGCGCCAGCGACTGGGCCTGGCCGACCACGAAGCGATGATCGCGCACCTGACGGACGCGCAAACGCTCCTGGGACACTGGAACGATCAGTTGACAGCCGCCGCCTGGCTGACGGCGCTGGCGTCCAATCGCGAAATGATGGCGTCCATGTCCAGTCTCTGCGCCGACCTGCTGGAGATCGCGGCGCGGGTCATGCGCGTGGCCGAGGCCGATCGGGATCGGATCGAGACATCGTGGCCGCGCGTGCTGGCGGCGCTGGATCGCCCCGCAGCCGAGGCGATTCCGTCGCGCACCGTGTCGCGCTTGGCGGCCGATGGGGAGTTCCTTCGAAACGGGTCGCCGGCCGTCAATAATTGA
- a CDS encoding DNA primase codes for MDVISAHLTLKRAGRNFKGLCPFHQEKTPSFNVLPERQLFKCFGCGVGGDVFKFIQLREGLSFSEARALLAERAGISLELRESRGPTGEGDAITKADLERVNRWAADWFRAQFAGAAGQSARNYAASRGISEESVERFGLGYAPNSWESLVRAARQQSIPPALLLAAGLTKGREDGSQYDAYRDRLIFPIRDAMNRVIGFGGRTLGDDPAKYINSPQSILFDKSRCLYGLDVAKSHFSDNRRAVVVEGYLDCLLAHQHGFDTTVATLGTALTEHHVQMLQRYVDGVTVVFDTDSAGMRAAEASLFVFAGAQLDVRLAQVREGKDPAELLQIQGKEGFNETLTSAVSALEFKWRQVVRQFDADAPGPARRRAVEEFLSLLARSGEFGSYDPIQRGFALNQVGKLLGLTSEEVNRQLRIVARRQRAPEVPATSQPTFVGAPDATGRALKDLLEVFINAPAYYHDAADVFHPDGFTDPDLRQIAEVVIEMAGREGGFSPAELIGRFESVELAGRITDLQMAGEHRGNYAKTVEGAVARLRLIEQQRQLGEQVSRLREPAAMSADGSQTRAESKSPSASQEQAARAVQETAKRIRHFAARKHLTAPSLRGVGSVGPQGTT; via the coding sequence GTGGATGTCATCTCCGCGCATCTGACGTTGAAGCGGGCCGGCCGCAATTTCAAGGGCCTGTGCCCCTTTCATCAGGAAAAGACCCCATCGTTCAACGTTCTGCCAGAGCGGCAGTTGTTCAAGTGCTTCGGCTGCGGGGTCGGGGGCGACGTGTTCAAGTTCATCCAGCTTCGCGAGGGGCTTAGCTTTTCCGAGGCGCGGGCGTTGCTGGCCGAGCGTGCCGGCATCTCGCTGGAGCTGCGCGAATCGCGCGGCCCGACCGGCGAAGGCGACGCAATCACCAAGGCTGATTTGGAGCGGGTCAATCGCTGGGCGGCCGACTGGTTTCGCGCCCAGTTTGCCGGCGCGGCGGGCCAGTCGGCACGGAATTATGCGGCGTCCCGAGGGATTTCCGAGGAGTCGGTCGAGCGATTCGGCCTGGGGTATGCCCCGAATTCGTGGGAGTCGCTGGTCCGCGCGGCGCGGCAGCAGTCGATCCCGCCGGCGCTGCTGCTGGCGGCGGGTTTGACGAAAGGTCGGGAGGATGGTTCGCAATACGACGCGTATCGCGATCGGTTGATCTTCCCGATTCGCGACGCGATGAATCGGGTGATCGGCTTTGGCGGTCGCACGCTGGGGGACGATCCGGCGAAGTACATCAACAGCCCGCAGTCGATTCTGTTCGACAAGAGTCGCTGTTTGTACGGTCTGGACGTGGCCAAGTCGCATTTTTCCGACAATCGCCGGGCGGTGGTCGTCGAGGGGTATCTCGACTGTCTGCTGGCGCATCAACATGGTTTTGATACGACCGTCGCGACGCTGGGCACGGCGCTGACGGAGCACCATGTCCAGATGCTCCAGCGGTATGTGGACGGCGTGACGGTGGTATTTGATACGGACTCGGCGGGGATGCGGGCGGCGGAGGCGTCGCTGTTTGTGTTTGCCGGCGCACAACTTGACGTCCGTCTGGCGCAGGTCCGGGAAGGCAAGGATCCTGCGGAACTGCTGCAAATTCAGGGGAAAGAGGGGTTCAACGAGACTTTGACCTCGGCGGTCAGCGCGCTAGAATTCAAATGGCGTCAGGTGGTCCGGCAGTTCGACGCCGACGCACCCGGACCAGCCCGTCGCCGAGCGGTGGAGGAGTTCTTGAGCCTGCTCGCGCGGTCCGGGGAGTTCGGGTCATACGATCCGATTCAACGGGGGTTTGCCCTCAATCAGGTCGGCAAGTTGCTTGGTTTGACGAGCGAGGAGGTCAACCGCCAGCTACGGATCGTGGCTCGCAGGCAGCGTGCACCGGAGGTTCCGGCGACTTCCCAACCGACGTTCGTCGGTGCGCCGGATGCGACGGGCCGGGCGCTGAAGGATCTCTTGGAGGTCTTCATCAACGCGCCGGCATATTATCACGACGCGGCCGATGTGTTTCATCCGGACGGCTTCACCGATCCGGATTTGCGTCAGATAGCGGAAGTGGTCATTGAAATGGCAGGTCGGGAGGGTGGATTCTCGCCTGCGGAGTTGATCGGCCGGTTCGAGTCGGTGGAGCTCGCCGGTCGGATAACGGACTTGCAGATGGCCGGCGAGCATCGGGGGAATTATGCGAAGACGGTCGAGGGGGCGGTGGCTCGGCTTCGATTGATAGAACAGCAGCGTCAGTTGGGCGAGCAGGTGTCGCGGCTTCGTGAGCCGGCGGCCATGTCCGCGGACGGTTCACAGACGAGAGCCGAATCAAAGTCACCTTCGGCGAGTCAGGAGCAGGCGGCCCGCGCGGTTCAGGAGACGGCGAAACGAATCAGGCATTTTGCGGCGCGCAAGCATCTGACGGCCCCATCACTGCGTGGCGTCGGATCGGTCGGGCCGCAAGGGACGACGTAG
- a CDS encoding Ppx/GppA family phosphatase, producing the protein MSRHTTPWTHPLTHGDTSPTGAIGDSAAPGLDARRQQVIRKPPPAKFGAIDIGTNSIHLVMVEISPDGDFRILGRDKQMVQLGKGGFVEHVLTPRALSEGLAALARFSKMAALKGIDRVRAVATSAVREARNGGDFVEAVRQTLGMDIRVLSVDEEARLIYLAVRHAVDLGTQDNLIVDIGGGSIELIVGNAVRPELLLSAKLGSLRLAEVFLRSDPPSAGQIKAMRRHIEDQLAPLVKQIGERRFARCIGTSGTFQMLATVCAHRRGVSEIDPVMQLRLRRAALKELRSELGTMKREDRLRMPGVDERRSDTLYPATILLLTLMRMLRISEFEYCDMAMREGIIIDHIAGHRAHLLARAAWPDPRSRSVIQLAERCSYHKAHAEQVARLALMLFDQLRSLHELEDAHRELLRHACLLHDIGYHISHNAHHKHSYYLIRNGRLQGFTEQEIEILANVARYHRKGRPRKNHYTWKRLCRKDRPVVRKLAAILRIANALDRTHYNVVEGVTCRVLPDAVEIVVRTPRDVELELWTARHKAEMFEREFHRALRFAVTPSPDAPAPHITDVNKTAQRRGQTEPASQPPPILPNDPFSPGDPLS; encoded by the coding sequence ATGAGCAGACACACGACACCCTGGACGCATCCGCTGACCCATGGCGACACATCGCCGACCGGCGCGATCGGCGATTCGGCAGCGCCGGGGCTGGACGCGCGGCGGCAGCAGGTCATTCGCAAACCGCCGCCGGCCAAGTTCGGCGCAATCGATATCGGCACGAACAGCATTCACCTCGTCATGGTGGAGATTTCGCCCGATGGAGACTTTCGAATCCTCGGGCGCGACAAGCAGATGGTGCAGCTCGGCAAGGGCGGTTTTGTCGAACACGTCCTGACCCCGCGCGCATTGAGCGAAGGCCTGGCGGCGTTAGCGCGCTTCAGCAAGATGGCGGCGCTCAAAGGCATTGATCGGGTCCGCGCCGTCGCCACGAGCGCTGTGCGCGAGGCGCGCAACGGCGGCGACTTCGTCGAAGCCGTCCGACAGACGCTGGGCATGGACATCCGCGTGCTCTCGGTCGACGAAGAAGCGAGGCTGATCTATCTCGCCGTCCGCCACGCCGTCGATCTTGGCACGCAGGACAATCTGATCGTCGACATCGGCGGGGGCAGCATCGAACTGATCGTCGGAAACGCCGTGCGGCCGGAGCTGCTCTTGAGCGCCAAGCTGGGATCGCTTCGACTGGCGGAGGTGTTTTTGCGAAGCGATCCGCCGTCGGCCGGTCAGATCAAGGCCATGCGCCGGCACATCGAGGATCAACTGGCGCCGCTGGTGAAGCAGATCGGCGAGCGGCGCTTCGCGCGATGCATCGGCACGTCAGGCACGTTTCAAATGCTGGCGACGGTTTGTGCTCACCGGCGAGGCGTGTCGGAGATCGACCCGGTGATGCAGTTGCGGCTGCGCCGCGCGGCGCTGAAGGAGCTGCGCAGCGAACTGGGCACCATGAAGCGCGAAGACCGCCTGCGCATGCCCGGTGTGGACGAGCGCCGCAGCGATACCCTTTACCCGGCGACGATCCTCCTGCTGACGCTCATGCGCATGCTCCGGATCAGCGAGTTTGAATACTGCGACATGGCCATGCGCGAGGGGATCATCATCGATCACATCGCGGGCCATCGAGCGCACTTACTGGCCCGCGCTGCCTGGCCCGATCCGCGATCTCGAAGTGTGATTCAACTGGCCGAGCGGTGCAGTTATCACAAAGCTCACGCCGAACAGGTCGCCCGACTGGCGCTGATGCTCTTCGACCAGTTGCGCTCGTTGCACGAGCTGGAAGACGCCCATCGCGAACTGCTGCGCCATGCCTGCCTGCTGCACGACATCGGCTATCACATCAGCCACAATGCGCACCACAAGCATTCGTATTATCTGATCCGCAACGGCCGGCTTCAGGGCTTTACGGAGCAGGAGATCGAGATTCTGGCGAACGTCGCACGCTACCATCGCAAGGGCCGCCCGCGCAAGAACCATTACACCTGGAAGCGGTTGTGCCGCAAGGATCGCCCCGTGGTGCGCAAGCTCGCGGCGATACTGCGGATTGCGAACGCGCTGGACCGCACGCACTACAACGTGGTCGAGGGCGTCACGTGCCGGGTGTTGCCGGATGCCGTGGAGATCGTCGTGCGAACGCCGCGCGACGTGGAGCTGGAATTGTGGACGGCACGGCACAAAGCCGAGATGTTCGAACGCGAATTCCATCGAGCCTTGCGGTTTGCCGTGACGCCCTCGCCCGATGCCCCGGCGCCGCACATCACCGACGTGAACAAGACCGCCCAACGCCGCGGCCAGACCGAACCCGCTTCGCAACCACCGCCGATTCTGCCAAACGACCCGTTCAGTCCCGGAGACCCCCTCTCATGA
- the rpoD gene encoding RNA polymerase sigma factor RpoD has product MSKQPPVETPAPVQAPVARERKSTDPIDLSVSDLIEKGRTRGYLTWEELNESLTDEVIQADRLEVILHKIEEYGIEMVDEADAQKPVFADDSASPATKPQFNPTEALPAEEEFPIEAPSRRIDDPVRMYLTQMGEIPLLTRQQEITLARRIELTRTAFRRKVLESDCSLAAAVETLQQVFDGTLPFDRTMKISSGENQVKNAVMARLPGNLVTARKLMAMNQEDWAKLCEPRVAQATRRALWSNIQRRRRKCVTLLEELALRTSRVTPMMRKLFALSDKMTELESKLNDPRLAETTPAEDIEAMRDELAGLCDMVLESPDKLRKRVAVIRRVFAEYEEAKRKLSGGNLRLVVSIAKKYRNRGLSFLDIIQEGNTGLMRAVDKYEYRRGYKFSTYATWWIRQAITRAIADHARTIRIPVHMIETMSRLRNISRDLLQELGREATIEEIAKRAKMPMAEVRRVLKISRHPISLDRPVGEGEDSYFGDFIEDGAAENPVSTASNEMLKERIEQVLKSLTYREREIIKLRYGIGDGYTYTLEEVGKIFKVTRERVRQVEAKAIRKLQHPVRCRKLEGFMDRDGNLIHPEELG; this is encoded by the coding sequence ATGTCCAAACAACCCCCCGTTGAGACGCCGGCCCCGGTTCAAGCTCCGGTGGCGCGCGAACGCAAGTCGACGGACCCGATCGATCTAAGCGTGTCGGACCTGATTGAAAAAGGCCGCACGCGCGGGTACCTGACTTGGGAGGAGCTGAATGAATCGCTCACGGACGAGGTGATTCAAGCTGACCGGCTCGAGGTCATCCTGCATAAGATCGAAGAATACGGCATTGAGATGGTGGACGAGGCCGACGCGCAAAAACCCGTCTTTGCCGATGACAGCGCGTCGCCGGCGACCAAGCCGCAGTTCAATCCGACCGAGGCGCTTCCGGCCGAGGAGGAGTTTCCGATCGAGGCGCCGAGCCGCCGGATCGACGATCCGGTGCGGATGTACCTGACGCAGATGGGCGAGATACCGCTGCTGACGCGTCAGCAGGAGATCACGCTGGCCCGTCGGATCGAGCTGACGCGGACGGCGTTTCGTCGGAAGGTGCTGGAGTCGGACTGTAGTCTGGCGGCGGCCGTAGAGACGCTGCAACAGGTGTTCGACGGCACGTTGCCGTTCGATCGGACGATGAAGATATCCAGCGGCGAGAACCAGGTGAAAAACGCCGTGATGGCGCGGCTGCCGGGCAATCTGGTGACGGCGCGCAAGCTGATGGCGATGAACCAGGAAGACTGGGCGAAGCTGTGCGAGCCGCGCGTGGCGCAGGCGACGCGCCGTGCGTTGTGGTCGAACATTCAACGGCGGCGGCGCAAGTGCGTGACGCTGCTGGAGGAATTGGCCCTGCGCACCAGCCGCGTGACGCCGATGATGCGCAAGCTGTTCGCGCTGTCGGACAAGATGACGGAACTGGAGTCGAAACTGAACGATCCGCGCCTGGCGGAGACGACGCCGGCCGAGGACATCGAGGCGATGCGTGACGAGCTGGCGGGTTTGTGCGACATGGTTCTGGAGTCGCCCGACAAGCTTCGCAAGCGCGTCGCGGTCATCCGCCGCGTTTTCGCCGAGTATGAAGAGGCGAAGCGGAAGCTGTCGGGCGGAAACCTACGGCTCGTCGTCTCCATCGCCAAGAAATACCGCAACCGCGGCCTGTCGTTCCTCGACATCATTCAGGAAGGCAACACCGGTCTGATGCGCGCGGTGGACAAGTACGAATACCGCCGAGGTTACAAGTTCAGCACGTACGCCACCTGGTGGATTCGCCAGGCGATCACGCGGGCCATCGCCGATCACGCGCGGACGATTCGCATCCCCGTGCACATGATCGAGACGATGAGCCGGCTGCGGAACATCTCGCGCGATCTGCTCCAGGAACTGGGCCGCGAGGCGACGATCGAGGAGATCGCCAAGCGCGCGAAGATGCCGATGGCCGAAGTGCGCCGCGTCCTGAAGATCAGCCGGCACCCGATCTCGCTGGATCGACCGGTCGGCGAGGGCGAGGATTCGTACTTCGGCGATTTCATCGAGGACGGCGCGGCCGAGAACCCGGTCAGCACGGCCAGCAACGAGATGCTCAAGGAGCGCATCGAGCAGGTGCTCAAGAGCCTGACCTATCGCGAGCGGGAGATCATCAAGCTGCGGTACGGCATCGGCGACGGGTACACCTACACGCTTGAGGAAGTCGGCAAGATCTTCAAGGTGACGCGCGAGCGCGTGCGACAGGTCGAGGCGAAGGCGATCCGCAAGCTTCAGCATCCGGTCCGCTGCCGGAAGCTCGAGGGCTTCATGGATCGCGATGGGAACCTGATTCATCCGGAAGAGCTTGGTTGA